Below is a genomic region from Fibrobacterota bacterium.
TGGATCATTGCAGGCCGCGGTAAAGGTTGATCATCTGGGACAGATCGCGGGGCGGTTCCGCCTTGACTTCGGCGGCCGGCGCGCTCCCGTCATCGCCGAACATGGCCTGGTGCCGCGCCTGGATGCCTTTGGCCACCCCTTCCAAGGAGTCGAGGATCTCCCCCGGCCGTCCCGCGCGCAGGCGGGCCCGCTCGGGAGCCGGCAAGCCTTCCCACTGGTCGAGGTACGGCTTGAGCTCGCCCTTTTCCCTCGCGATGGCCGCCATGATCTCGCCTTGGCGCGCCAACAGGGCTTCCAAGCCTTCCAACCCCTGGGACTTCACGCTTTCCAGGGCCGCCATCTGCAAGCGTTCGAATTCCCGGAACGTTTCCAAATGCCTGGCCAACAAGCCGGTGAAGGTCTCCAAGGGAAATCCGCCAGGTCCGCTAATCCAGCACCTCCTCGTACTCCTTGCGCCAAATCGCGTCTTCGCGCTTCCACTTGGCTTGGGAAGCCCAATAACTATCCGGGTAATTATCGATTACCCTCTTGTACTCGTTCAAGGCCGACTCTAAGTTCCCGGTCGTCTTGTAGATATTGGCCATCTGGTAATGGACCCAGGCCGCCTCCTTATGCCCGGGCCACTTGGCTGCGAATTGCCGGTATTGGGCCATGGCGCCCTTCCAGTCCTTTTTGCGGAAGGCGAGGTCGGCCATGCGCAACTTCACTTCGGCGCAAAGATCTGCGAGCAGGCTGTCCTTGGGATCCTGGCATTCCGCGGTGGCCTTCCCGTACCAGGCCAAGGCCTTGTCCAACGCACCGTACTTCGCGTGCAGGCCGCCCAGGTCGCGGGCGTAGCCGGCCTTGCGCGCGGGGTCCTTGGCGTTCGCGTACCCCTTTTCCAGATAGCCCGCCGATTTCTTGGCATCGTTTTGGAGCGCGCCCGCTTGGGCCAGACGGTACTCGACCTCTACTTGCGCCGGCCCGTCGGGGGCCCCGGGCTTGATCTTCAGCAACGCCTTTTCCGCCTTCTCGCCGTCCTTCATGCCGAGGGCGGCCAAGGCCGACAGGTACTGCGCGGCATCGTGGAACTTCGCCGAATCCTGCGGGGCCGATCCCGTCTGATCGGCCGCGCGTTCCGCCGCCTGATCCCAAAGGCCCAATTGCAGGTAAACCGAAGCCATATCGAGGCCGGCGGCCTGGGCATTGTCCGATCCGCCATACCCCAGCATGACTTCCTTTAACGCGGCGATCGCCTTCTCGAATTTATCGTTCTTGGCCAGCAGATGGGCCTCATGCATTTTCTTGCCGGAGGCCGATTCCGGATCGGGGATGAGGAATAGGAAACTGCCGTCGCGGCCCAGGACCAGAGCTTTGGCCTCGGAAGGAGGGACTGGCTGGGGCGGGGTTTTGGCGGCCGGCTGCGCAGGCGCCGTGGGTTTGGCGGAGACGGCAGGCTTGCCGTCCTTTCCGGCGGGATTGGCGGCTTCCTCCGGCGCGCCTGATTCATGGGCCGCATCCTTGGCGGTGGTTTCCTTCAATTGCGCGGCCGCCGGCGCCTTCGCCGCGGCAGGCGGCTTCTGGCCTGGGCTAGCGGGCGCTCCCGCTGGAGCTGGCGCTCCCGAGGGAGCGGGGTTTCCTGGCGTAGCGGACGCTCCTGGCGTAGCCGCGGCGGTACCCTCCCCCATCTGGGCCATGAAGGCCTCGGCCTGCTTGCGTCCGGGAGCGGACCGTGTCGTCTTCAGGTAGTCACGGAACTCCGCCGTAGCCTGCGGGAAACGTTCCTGCTTCTGATAGATGCGGCCCATATAGTAGTGGGCGTTGAAGCCGCGATCGGGATAAGCCAATGCCCGCTTGAAGTTGAACAAGGCTTTGGCATAGTCCCCTTTATCGAAGCGCATCACTCCGCCCAGGTAAAACGCGCCGGGATGTCCGGGATGGCGGGAAAGGCAGCGGCGCAAGGGCGCGGCCATGGCATCCAACTTGCCGGCCTTGTATGCCTCGAGGGCGGCCAGAAAATCCTTGTCGGCATAAATGCCTTCGCCGCCCTTGGAAGATCCGGAATCCAAGGCCGGGGAAAACGCCTCGTCGCCGCCGGCGATGGGGACGGCGGATCCGCTTTCGCGGGGGGGCGGGGGCAATTCGTCGGAGGCCGCGGCAGGCTTGGCCGCGACCGTCGCGGGCGCCGGGGCGGCTTGGGGCATCGCCGTGGGCTTGGCCCCGGACATGGCGGCCAGCTTTTTCCGTTCTTCTTCGGC
It encodes:
- a CDS encoding tetratricopeptide repeat protein; translation: MPSGSPERHRPMLSIARGFLITACLATALAAASRPVAATRAGADTVPPKSAGIDLRLEVAKQWETKGEYDKAVQELRLYLSEHPENPGPIYARVGGLRLKQGNYKLAGENFKIALAKDPSLADARAGLALAYEKQGEKAKAEEERKKLAAMSGAKPTAMPQAAPAPATVAAKPAAASDELPPPPRESGSAVPIAGGDEAFSPALDSGSSKGGEGIYADKDFLAALEAYKAGKLDAMAAPLRRCLSRHPGHPGAFYLGGVMRFDKGDYAKALFNFKRALAYPDRGFNAHYYMGRIYQKQERFPQATAEFRDYLKTTRSAPGRKQAEAFMAQMGEGTAAATPGASATPGNPAPSGAPAPAGAPASPGQKPPAAAKAPAAAQLKETTAKDAAHESGAPEEAANPAGKDGKPAVSAKPTAPAQPAAKTPPQPVPPSEAKALVLGRDGSFLFLIPDPESASGKKMHEAHLLAKNDKFEKAIAALKEVMLGYGGSDNAQAAGLDMASVYLQLGLWDQAAERAADQTGSAPQDSAKFHDAAQYLSALAALGMKDGEKAEKALLKIKPGAPDGPAQVEVEYRLAQAGALQNDAKKSAGYLEKGYANAKDPARKAGYARDLGGLHAKYGALDKALAWYGKATAECQDPKDSLLADLCAEVKLRMADLAFRKKDWKGAMAQYRQFAAKWPGHKEAAWVHYQMANIYKTTGNLESALNEYKRVIDNYPDSYWASQAKWKREDAIWRKEYEEVLD